A section of the Methanoregula formicica SMSP genome encodes:
- a CDS encoding RimK-like ATPgrasp N-terminal domain-containing protein — protein sequence MNSPFSGSHRGGSISVPPAPGSCVPLIRPDAKLPSPRADSQAQPMRNPARREPLLSRDALYAIRRDHVLHVVSANYSYKTEPYYTILRLELEGKAVLPSSASVIDAYVVPVCLERAHLAGIPVCEWGISQVYTPLPAILYGLNYYATALEYAVVRDTLKAKEFVKHITNRGKYPFCYQKLPEGAEIGSCTAIFGRTAGRCSRVAELAGQVYELFHIPLVTIVYVRAGERYLLSSLSPVKSSQLSEEERAILSAYLSQQEFL from the coding sequence ATGAACTCACCATTCAGCGGGAGCCATCGCGGAGGATCTATCAGCGTTCCCCCCGCACCCGGCTCCTGTGTCCCCCTCATACGGCCGGATGCGAAGCTACCGTCACCCAGAGCCGATAGCCAGGCACAGCCCATGCGGAACCCGGCACGCAGGGAGCCCCTCCTCTCGCGTGACGCGCTCTACGCTATCCGGCGTGACCATGTCCTGCACGTGGTGAGCGCGAACTATTCCTACAAGACCGAACCCTATTACACGATCCTCCGCCTCGAACTGGAAGGAAAGGCCGTGCTCCCGTCCAGTGCATCCGTCATCGACGCCTACGTAGTCCCGGTCTGTCTCGAACGGGCGCACCTTGCCGGCATCCCGGTCTGCGAGTGGGGCATCTCGCAGGTGTACACCCCCCTTCCTGCCATCCTCTACGGGCTGAACTACTATGCAACGGCTTTGGAATATGCAGTTGTCCGGGACACCCTGAAGGCAAAGGAGTTCGTGAAGCATATCACCAACCGGGGGAAATATCCTTTCTGCTACCAGAAACTGCCTGAAGGTGCGGAGATCGGGTCCTGCACAGCCATCTTCGGCAGGACTGCGGGCAGGTGCAGCCGCGTTGCGGAGCTCGCAGGGCAGGTCTACGAGCTCTTCCATATCCCGCTTGTCACCATCGTATACGTCCGAGCAGGGGAGCGGTACCTCCTCTCCTCGCTCTCGCCGGTCAAATCCTCGCAGTTGTCTGAGGAAGAGCGGGCGATCCTTTCCGCATATCTCTCGCAGCAGGAGTTCCTATGA
- a CDS encoding YkgJ family cysteine cluster protein, which yields MTDDWMTRAEAICMLCGGHCCNGAQPPISEDCYRRLVAQGVPDAVFGQDGYRFVKTRDDGTCMLCKGGKCSIHAFKPETCIAGPFTFDVTADTIRIFLKYETICPLVRLLKEFPEVYDQQYAAAVRSITRLVSDLRENELAAICRIEEPETEKIAEIPRVYPVQHDNRH from the coding sequence ATGACTGACGACTGGATGACACGTGCAGAGGCCATCTGCATGCTCTGCGGAGGGCACTGCTGTAATGGTGCACAGCCCCCGATCTCGGAAGACTGCTACCGGAGGCTGGTCGCACAGGGAGTTCCTGACGCAGTATTCGGGCAGGACGGGTACCGCTTCGTAAAGACCCGGGATGACGGGACCTGCATGCTCTGCAAAGGGGGGAAATGCAGTATCCATGCCTTCAAGCCGGAGACCTGCATCGCAGGCCCGTTCACGTTCGATGTGACCGCCGATACCATCCGGATATTCCTGAAATACGAGACCATCTGCCCGCTGGTACGGCTGTTAAAAGAGTTCCCGGAAGTATACGACCAGCAGTATGCCGCGGCAGTCAGGAGCATCACCCGCCTCGTGTCGGACTTGCGCGAGAATGAACTGGCCGCAATCTGCCGGATTGAGGAGCCGGAAACAGAGAAAATCGCGGAGATCCCGCGCGTATACCCGGTGCAGCATGACAATCGGCACTGA
- a CDS encoding acetate--CoA ligase family protein encodes MTRTLLSEAEGYALLAAHKIPVPNHSLTTTPEEAVRAADAIGYPVVMKVVSPEIVHKSDVGGVITGIGSGDAVRAAFTQIQDSTHSRAPDARITGILVEQQLSPGLELIIGGKIDPAFGRILTVGIGGKMVELLRDVSLRVLPVSDDEINDIVGELKGYPLITGYRDEPPRDKKALVRIIRSAADLFLSDLTLSEFDINPLVLYRDGACAVDARFYREDREIPLETVSSAGMDNSLLDISSIAVVGASQDPGKIGYAICRNLLTFPGSLYPVNPKSPMILGRQAYPDLASLPGKVDLAVIAIPAAGVPGVIEEAGKKKIPLSIIISSGFREGGGEGRNLEEDILAIAQRHGMRIMGPNCLGLMLPHKGINTTFDPVSPRPGRIAFISQSGAIITTIVDWSLPEEIGFSSVISVGNQADLTFEDFVRYAGDDPATRSIILYIEQIRFGKRFMDVVSRVSLTKPVVAIKSGASRLGQRAASSHTGSLAGSYEVYMAAFRQAGVIPARSIREAFQAAELLSSEGYPRGTRAIVITNAGGFAVLSSDYAERFGIDMVEFPSDLVSELDAVLPANWSRANPIDMVGDSSADRFARTFDIMIRRQDLWDIAFIVAVPSAISDPLRVANEIVRFSRHTHKMIVGCMIGGDSMKTPLRILRDSQIPNFPDLEDAFRTVGNICQHKCSSGFPGCRHG; translated from the coding sequence ATGACCCGGACACTCCTTTCTGAAGCCGAAGGCTATGCTCTGCTTGCCGCCCATAAAATACCGGTGCCGAACCATTCGCTTACTACGACACCGGAAGAAGCCGTCAGGGCTGCCGATGCAATCGGGTATCCGGTTGTCATGAAGGTTGTCTCTCCGGAGATCGTCCACAAGAGCGATGTTGGCGGGGTCATAACAGGCATCGGTTCTGGGGACGCGGTGCGGGCTGCATTTACACAGATCCAGGACAGTACGCACTCCCGTGCCCCGGATGCCCGCATCACCGGGATCCTTGTCGAGCAGCAACTGTCACCCGGGCTGGAACTTATCATCGGCGGAAAGATCGATCCGGCGTTTGGCCGCATACTTACCGTAGGGATTGGCGGGAAGATGGTGGAACTGCTCCGGGATGTCTCCCTCCGGGTCCTTCCGGTCAGCGACGACGAGATCAACGACATAGTCGGGGAACTGAAAGGATATCCCCTGATCACCGGCTACCGCGACGAGCCACCCCGCGACAAAAAGGCGCTGGTAAGGATCATCCGGTCAGCTGCGGACCTCTTTCTGTCCGATCTCACGCTTTCAGAGTTCGACATCAACCCACTCGTCCTGTACAGGGACGGGGCATGTGCTGTCGATGCCCGGTTTTACCGGGAGGACCGGGAGATCCCCCTGGAGACAGTATCTTCCGCAGGGATGGACAACAGCCTTCTCGACATTTCTTCCATTGCCGTTGTCGGGGCATCGCAGGACCCGGGCAAGATCGGGTATGCCATCTGCCGGAACCTTCTCACATTCCCCGGCTCGCTCTACCCGGTCAATCCAAAGTCACCCATGATTCTCGGGCGGCAGGCATACCCGGACCTGGCTTCCCTACCGGGGAAGGTTGACCTTGCCGTGATTGCCATCCCAGCGGCCGGAGTCCCGGGCGTTATTGAAGAGGCAGGAAAGAAGAAGATTCCGCTCTCCATCATCATCTCCTCCGGGTTCCGGGAGGGAGGGGGCGAAGGCCGGAACCTGGAAGAGGACATCCTTGCCATCGCACAGCGCCATGGTATGCGGATTATGGGGCCGAACTGCCTCGGGCTGATGCTCCCCCACAAGGGGATCAACACTACTTTCGACCCGGTATCCCCCCGGCCCGGGCGGATTGCATTCATCTCCCAGAGCGGCGCCATCATCACCACCATCGTGGACTGGAGCCTGCCGGAGGAGATCGGGTTCTCCTCAGTCATCAGCGTCGGGAACCAGGCAGACCTCACGTTCGAGGACTTCGTCCGGTACGCCGGTGACGATCCCGCAACCCGCTCGATCATCCTCTATATCGAGCAGATCCGGTTCGGAAAACGGTTTATGGATGTCGTCAGCCGCGTCTCGCTCACAAAACCGGTTGTCGCCATCAAGTCCGGCGCCTCCCGGCTGGGGCAGAGAGCCGCGTCCTCCCATACCGGATCGCTTGCCGGCAGTTATGAGGTGTATATGGCTGCGTTCCGGCAGGCCGGTGTGATACCGGCCCGATCTATTCGTGAGGCGTTCCAGGCAGCCGAACTCCTCTCCTCCGAGGGATATCCCCGCGGGACGCGTGCCATCGTCATCACCAATGCCGGGGGCTTTGCCGTCCTCTCATCTGACTATGCGGAACGGTTCGGCATAGATATGGTGGAATTCCCCTCGGACCTTGTCTCGGAACTGGATGCGGTGCTTCCCGCCAACTGGAGCCGGGCAAACCCCATCGATATGGTGGGGGATTCCAGCGCAGACCGGTTCGCCCGCACGTTCGACATCATGATCCGGCGCCAGGACCTCTGGGACATCGCGTTCATCGTTGCCGTCCCTTCGGCAATATCCGATCCCCTCCGCGTTGCAAACGAGATCGTCCGCTTCTCCCGGCATACCCACAAGATGATCGTGGGCTGCATGATCGGCGGCGACAGCATGAAGACCCCGCTCCGGATCCTCCGCGACTCCCAGATCCCCAACTTCCCCGATCTCGAAGATGCGTTCAGGACGGTGGGGAATATCTGCCAGCATAAGTGCAGCTCGGGCTTCCCGGGGTGCAGGCACGGCTGA
- a CDS encoding ATP-grasp domain-containing protein: MSRLGIFVDRKTLSNAEQLGALIRCRDVAEKMGHDVDFIFPVDIGKIPKEDALFIRARTDPMNVTFVAARMAAFHNIPVIDDPQSIRICSDKINMYSHLIRAGVSLPKTAFLAKQDLTVECVTHLFDEMGSPLILKEPSTSFSLRVEKVNDIAGFFRVARRFIRLSDWIVVQQYIESKYDWRVGVLDGKLLYACKYTIPSVTFKIQASVNGHIVYCGVESVPEKDVPPQVLRLGIEAANAIGHGLYGVDIKNTNGDAYVIEVNDNPSIESGEDDCYPRVFEQIVERLTA; the protein is encoded by the coding sequence ATGAGCCGGCTCGGGATCTTTGTTGACCGGAAAACCCTGTCAAACGCGGAACAACTGGGTGCTCTTATCCGGTGCCGTGACGTAGCGGAGAAGATGGGGCATGACGTTGACTTTATCTTTCCGGTGGATATCGGCAAGATCCCCAAAGAGGATGCGCTCTTCATCCGGGCACGGACCGACCCGATGAATGTCACATTTGTCGCGGCACGGATGGCAGCGTTCCATAACATACCGGTCATCGACGACCCGCAGTCCATCCGTATCTGCTCGGACAAGATCAACATGTACTCCCACCTGATCCGGGCCGGAGTCTCGCTCCCGAAAACAGCCTTTCTCGCTAAGCAGGACCTGACCGTTGAGTGTGTCACCCATCTCTTCGATGAGATGGGATCTCCTCTCATCCTCAAGGAACCCTCGACATCGTTCTCGCTCCGGGTCGAGAAGGTGAACGACATTGCCGGGTTCTTCCGGGTTGCACGACGGTTCATCCGGCTTTCGGACTGGATCGTGGTCCAGCAGTACATCGAGAGCAAATATGACTGGCGGGTCGGGGTCCTCGACGGGAAACTCCTCTATGCCTGCAAGTATACCATCCCCTCGGTGACCTTCAAAATCCAGGCATCGGTGAACGGGCATATCGTGTACTGCGGGGTCGAGAGCGTACCGGAAAAGGATGTCCCACCCCAGGTCCTCAGGCTCGGGATCGAGGCTGCAAATGCCATCGGCCACGGGCTGTACGGGGTTGACATCAAGAATACGAACGGCGACGCGTACGTGATCGAGGTGAACGACAATCCCTCCATCGAGAGCGGGGAGGATGACTGTTATCCCCGCGTCTTCGAGCAGATCGTAGAACGCCTCACTGCCTGA
- a CDS encoding glutamate-cysteine ligase family protein, protein MTIGTEHEFSINDSEFHPLPVSDQILKEICGSFESEILFGDVWLAKELQKTVIEMVPRSPAVEIAALESQLTQGLSRFYRIFGNRYRLLGLGMHPTARVHEIPVWDHDEGEYYRTYDRLFDIRQHGWLNIQALQINLSFQDSSELVFLFNRIRSLLPYLIAITASSPVVEGKLTGSCDNRLLFYRQNQKELPAICSGIIPEKIRTVADHKRRMESIWRELRSRDADILCEEWVDSAGVIVRFSRKCLEIKALDEQESIRSDMAFAAFVRPLLRCHTLPVETGQDALLELAELAVQRGTSGLKDELRQMYDLAWRNATPDERGYLPIVRDRIENGCLAERIAGRISRGKALTTVLADMETCLRENRAYGL, encoded by the coding sequence ATGACAATCGGCACTGAACACGAATTTTCAATTAACGACAGCGAATTTCATCCGCTCCCGGTATCCGACCAGATCTTAAAAGAGATCTGCGGCAGCTTCGAGAGTGAGATCCTGTTCGGGGACGTCTGGCTTGCAAAGGAACTCCAGAAGACCGTGATCGAGATGGTCCCGCGATCACCGGCAGTGGAGATCGCGGCGCTGGAATCGCAGCTGACACAAGGACTGTCACGGTTTTACCGGATCTTCGGCAACCGGTACCGTCTTCTCGGTCTCGGGATGCACCCGACTGCACGGGTCCACGAGATCCCGGTCTGGGACCATGACGAGGGGGAATATTACCGGACCTATGACCGGCTCTTTGATATCCGGCAGCACGGGTGGCTGAACATCCAGGCCCTCCAGATCAATCTCTCCTTCCAGGACAGCAGCGAACTGGTCTTTTTGTTCAACCGCATCCGCTCCCTGCTCCCGTACCTCATTGCGATCACGGCCTCATCACCGGTAGTGGAAGGGAAGCTGACCGGGTCCTGCGACAACCGGCTCCTCTTTTACCGGCAGAACCAGAAAGAGCTCCCGGCGATATGCAGCGGGATCATCCCGGAGAAGATCCGGACGGTTGCCGATCACAAACGCCGCATGGAGAGCATCTGGCGTGAACTCCGGTCCCGCGATGCGGATATCCTCTGCGAGGAATGGGTGGACTCGGCCGGTGTCATTGTACGGTTTTCACGCAAGTGCCTGGAGATCAAAGCGCTGGATGAACAGGAGTCGATCCGTTCCGATATGGCGTTTGCTGCGTTTGTCCGTCCGCTCCTCCGCTGCCATACCCTGCCGGTGGAGACTGGCCAGGATGCCCTGCTGGAACTGGCAGAACTGGCAGTGCAGAGAGGGACCTCCGGCCTGAAAGATGAACTGCGACAGATGTACGATCTTGCCTGGCGGAACGCTACTCCCGATGAACGCGGGTACCTCCCGATAGTCCGGGACCGGATCGAAAACGGGTGCCTTGCGGAGCGGATCGCCGGGCGGATTTCCCGGGGGAAGGCCCTGACAACCGTGCTTGCCGATATGGAAACCTGCCTGAGGGAGAACCGGGCGTACGGGCTCTGA